In Legionellales bacterium, the genomic window AGTGAGCGATTTAATCATCGGCTTAACGATTGTTGCCATTGGCACCTCCTTGCCCGAGTTAGCTTCATCCTTAATTGCGATCCGCAAAGGCGAACATGATATTGCACTGGGCAATGTGCTGGGGTCCAATTTGTTTAACACGTTAGCGGTGGTGGGGATTGCAGGGATCATTCATCCGCTCAGTGTGGAACACCAATTACTGCATCGTGACATGTTGGTGATGGCGCTCTTGACCGTTTTTTTATTTGTATTTTGTTATGGTCTGAGCAAGCCACGCAGCCTTAATCGTTGCAAAGGACTGCTCCTTTTAATCAGTTATGGTGTTTACTTGTATTATCTAATCCAAGGTAGCACAGGCTCTTAAGGCCAGCTATTTCCAATTACCATCGTTAAATTTAATTCACTATTTGCAAACCTTAACCCATCCACTTTACAATGCGCTACTTTTTGGTGCTGGATCTGGGGCGTGTTAACAATTTTACGCTGGCCTAATCTATACTCAAAACAATTGGATTTTAGGCGAGGCGTCGAGTTAAAGATACGAAGGAGTGTATACTGAATACATGACTGAGTAACTTTAGCTCGACAACAAAGCCTAAAATTCAAGTGTGAAGAGTATATCTCGTTAGCGAATTGTCAACAGGCTCTAATCCAGATAATCGGGAAACTGGTGCAAAACCAGTACTGCCCCCGCAGCGGTAAACAGTTCATCGAACCTTCGATGAAGTTGGAAACATCACTGTGAAATAATATTCACGGGAAGAGCCAAACTCTGTAAGTCCGAAGACCGGCCAAAAATAATGAATCAATCGAACAGGTTGCGGAGGGCGACTTGCAGAATACGCTTATTTCTGCATTTTGCTCTAAAAAAATTTAAGGATCGGCATGAGCAAAACGTTGAGTATTATTTTATTATTGGTAATGAACAGTTCATTTGCACTAACCATCCCCACGATTTTAGTGATCGCCAAAAAAAATCATCAGCCAACAGTAAAAACGACAGTGCCAGCCAACATAATTTCTGCAAATACCATTCAACAAATGGGGGCTGCGACACTTTCACAAGTGTTGCAAACAGAACCCACGCTTACATTGCAAGATTTATACGGTGAGGGCAGTCAAACCAGTATCTCATTACGCGGATTTGGCGATAATGCCTTACAAAATACCTTGATACTGTTAAATGGTCAACCGTGGTTAAATCCTGATCTGGGGCAATTTAATTTAAATACTATTCCTCTTGATACGATTCAACAAATTGAAATATTGCCTGGCAGCGGCAGTGTGCTCTATGGCGATCAGGCGGTAGGTGGAATCATTAATATTGTGACGCAACCAACGTTAAAAAAAATGAATCAGGCCAGTGTTAAAATCGGTAGTTATGATTTACGCCAATATCATATCTTAACGAGTCAAGCGTATCGTAATGGTTGGTTTTATCAGTTGCAGGCAAATTATAAATCAACAAACAATTACCGTGATCATAATAAACTACGCAATGGTAATGTTGGATTTTTATTGAATTATCATCACCATCGTCAGGCGTTGGCAATTAGCTGGAATACTCTCGTCAATCATATTCAATATCCCGGCGCCCTCACCTTGCAACAAGCACAGAGCAATCCCACGCAAGCGTTGAATCAATCGGATTATAATCACGAGACTACTCATATTTTACAAGCGACAGTTCATTATTTTTTAAATAGCAATTGGAAATTCGTGCTAGCCAATACACTCAATAGCATGCGCGGTAACGGGGTTTTATCGTTAGGTCAGCAACCCTATCGTTTCACCGAGGCTCGAAATATTATTAATATCTCGCCAACGTTACATGGATTATTTTATGTTAATAATTTAGCGATTGGCAGTATTACGGGTATTAATTTGGAAACGGGCGATTATCATTTTCATGCCACCAATTTTACCACTGGCGCTAAACAAATTGAAAAAGCTTTGTATCAACAATTCGATATTCCGTTTAATTCGACTTGGGAATTATTAATGGGTGCACGCTTAGCAACAGCGGCCAATCAATTAACAACGAATCAACTTACGCCAGCACATAATCGTGCTTGGGTTAATAATATGGGATTACTATTTCATGCTAATCACTATCTGAGCGTTTATTTTGAGCGATCAACGAATTATCGTTTTCCCAAAGCTGACGAAGATTCCTTTACCAATACTGGCTTACCACTTAAAACCCAAACGGGAGAATCGTATGAAACGGGCATTAAATTCAAACAATCAACGTGGAAAACACAGATTAATCTTTACCAGTTAAATTTACACAATGAAATTATGTTTATTCCTGATATTAATAATAATGGTTTTGGAATTAATCAAAATCTCGATCCAACGCGGCGGTTTGGCGGCAGTATTGCTGTGGATAATAACATTAACTCACAATGGCGTGTGGGTGGGGCAATAAACTATGTCAATGCTAAATTCCATTCAGGAATGTTCAAAGGAAATGATATTCCTTTAGTTCCTCATAAAACAGTTTCTTTACATAGCGTTGTCAATTTGACCGAACATTGGCAATGGTACTGTGCAGGAATATTGTTGGGAAAGCGCTTCAGTGGCGGAGATTTTTTAAATCAAACAACACCTCTGCCGACTTATTTTTTAATAAACAGTCATTTAAATTATCATTGGCAAGACTGGCAAGTGGGCGTGAGTGTTTATAATCTTCTGAATAAACATTATTTTTCGTATGCCACGACCCAAAATGATTTGAGCTCAACGCCTATCACCTACTACTATCCAGCTGTTGGTCGAACCATCCTGCTCAGTTTTAGCGTTCAAGCTAAATAATATTTCTCATTTTTCAACGATTTGAGTATACTAGGGCGCTATGAATATCGATTTACCTTTTATCTTAGTTGCCTTAGTCATTATCAGCGGATTAATCTGGCTGGCTGATAGTGTGTTTTTCGCTCGTAAACGTCAAGCGCGAACTTCATTCGATCAAAAAGTCAAACTGCCGATTGCCGTCGATTATGCGCGATCATTTTTTCCGTTGCTGTTAATTGTATTAATCATTCGCTCGTTTATTTTTCAGCCTTTTAAAGTGCCTTCGGGTTCGCTCATGCCGACGATCATGGCGGGAGACTATATCGCAGTGAACATGGGGGCCTATGGCTTACGGTTACCACTAACCCACACCAAAATTTTAAATACGGGAAAGCTACACCGCGGAGATATTGTGTTATTCCGTTGGCCGGCTAATCCACAACATGTGAACTACATTAAACGGCTCATCGGCTTGCCAGGCGATACCATCAGCTATGTTAATAAAGTTTTGTATATCAATGGCAAAGAAATGACGCAAACACCGCAAGGTGATACCACCGATTACGATTGCGCAACAGGGCAAACCATTTGCACTGTTAAAAAAATACAAGAAGATTTAGATGGGGTTAAACATAATATTCTTGTTTATCCGAATATCCCCTCACGTAATTTTTATAATCTCAAAGTGCCTGCCGGTGAATACTTTATGATGGGCGATAATCGCGATAATAGCGATGATAGTCGTTACTGGGGTTTTGTGAAGGATGATGCGATTATTGGTAAAGCCTTATTTATCTTTTTTAGCTGGGACAGCTACGCAGGTCATGCGCGCTGGGAGCGGATGTTTGCGGCAATCCATTAATGGAATTGACAGATGTCGGCATTCCTAGAAATTTGAGTTCATATTAGATTACTATTAAGTCCTAATGTTGTATAATTTCAACTCAAGATGAACAGAAAAATAATAGCGCCCTAAAATCATGTCACTTACCCCTGAACAATTAGAGAATTATCTTAATAAGACTAATATTGCCAATATTAATGTGGAAAATGCTGCAGATGAAACAACTGGCAGCAAAGATGGGCAAACGGCTGCTGCTCTTATCAATACGAAAAATACATTAAATGCATTGCTTAAAACAGTACACGATCAGTCAGAAAAAACAGTTTTAAATCTTTTACTTAGTGCCTTAGAGCGGATACCTACCAATAAGACTACGTTACTCGCAAACATTTTTAAGTTACTGAAGGAATTCTCAACATTTCAAGAAAGTATTATTAATAATATTGATATCTGGTTAAATTTAAAAGCAAGCTCTAGTTCAGACCAAATTGTTATTATTAAATTTTATAAAGCATTATATTTTTTATTACAAACATTAAAAGATGATTTGAATCCGCCCAATAAAGATAAAATAATTTTTTTTAGAACTATTCTAACAGTTCAAGAAAAAAAACAATTGCTTCCCAGTATAAATAAACTGCTAGATAAAGCTAAAAATAATTGTCCTTCACCTCCTTCATTAGATATGTCAAAAATTATAGAAAAATTAAGTGACAATGCTTATATGGCCAAGTTATTAATAAATAGT contains:
- a CDS encoding TonB-dependent receptor, with amino-acid sequence MSKTLSIILLLVMNSSFALTIPTILVIAKKNHQPTVKTTVPANIISANTIQQMGAATLSQVLQTEPTLTLQDLYGEGSQTSISLRGFGDNALQNTLILLNGQPWLNPDLGQFNLNTIPLDTIQQIEILPGSGSVLYGDQAVGGIINIVTQPTLKKMNQASVKIGSYDLRQYHILTSQAYRNGWFYQLQANYKSTNNYRDHNKLRNGNVGFLLNYHHHRQALAISWNTLVNHIQYPGALTLQQAQSNPTQALNQSDYNHETTHILQATVHYFLNSNWKFVLANTLNSMRGNGVLSLGQQPYRFTEARNIINISPTLHGLFYVNNLAIGSITGINLETGDYHFHATNFTTGAKQIEKALYQQFDIPFNSTWELLMGARLATAANQLTTNQLTPAHNRAWVNNMGLLFHANHYLSVYFERSTNYRFPKADEDSFTNTGLPLKTQTGESYETGIKFKQSTWKTQINLYQLNLHNEIMFIPDINNNGFGINQNLDPTRRFGGSIAVDNNINSQWRVGGAINYVNAKFHSGMFKGNDIPLVPHKTVSLHSVVNLTEHWQWYCAGILLGKRFSGGDFLNQTTPLPTYFLINSHLNYHWQDWQVGVSVYNLLNKHYFSYATTQNDLSSTPITYYYPAVGRTILLSFSVQAK
- the lepB gene encoding signal peptidase I; this translates as MNIDLPFILVALVIISGLIWLADSVFFARKRQARTSFDQKVKLPIAVDYARSFFPLLLIVLIIRSFIFQPFKVPSGSLMPTIMAGDYIAVNMGAYGLRLPLTHTKILNTGKLHRGDIVLFRWPANPQHVNYIKRLIGLPGDTISYVNKVLYINGKEMTQTPQGDTTDYDCATGQTICTVKKIQEDLDGVKHNILVYPNIPSRNFYNLKVPAGEYFMMGDNRDNSDDSRYWGFVKDDAIIGKALFIFFSWDSYAGHARWERMFAAIH